AACAGGAGTATAGCAGGAATCTAAGTGTGTCGCATCTCAAAGATGTGCAACAGGGAAACCCCTAATAAGTCTCATTTCAATGAGTAAGTTAACCGCAAGGAAAACCTAATTCTTATTAGGGACAGGAAAGTTTAAAAAGCGAATGTCGTCATATCGAAAGATAACAGAAATAAATAACTGGACGAATAGGGCAATACCCAATCTGAAAAGATGCTGACGTAGACAGGTGATATCTGCTGAATATCATGCAATCAATATTTTGAACTCGAAAGGAAAAGTTAGATGCAAAATAATGCAAACGTAACTTCGAGAATATCAAATTGGCACTATATCAATTGGTATAAAGTCAATTTAAATATTAGAAATCTTAGAAGACGTATATTCAAAGCAACTCAAGAAAATAACTGGAGGAAAGTCAGAAATCTCCAAAAGTTAATGTTCCGAAGTTGGTCAAACATTGTCCATTCCATCAGGAAGACAACACAAATCAATCAAGGAAAAAAGATGGCTGGAGTTGACAAGATTGTGGTAAATACTCCGCAACAAAGGTTAGCCATGTCTTACGACTTGGTATTCGACCGCCGTTGCAGACCCAAGCCAGTTAAAAGAGTAAACATTCCTAAAAAGAATGGCAAATTAAGACCATTAGGCATACCAACAATTAGGGATAGAGCAATACAAGCAATTGTTAAAAATGCTCTAGAACCATGTTGGGAAGCTCAATTTGAAGGAATTAGCTACGGTTTTCGACCTGGCAGAAGCACCCACGACGCTATAGGAAAATATATCTTATAGCACGTCCTAACAAGACAAAAAAGTGGATTGTAGATGCCGATATAAAAGGATGTTTCGACAAGATAAGCCACATTAAACTATTAGAAATCATTGGGAATTTTCCCTATCGAAATCATGTAGAAAAATGGCTTAAAGCTGGGTATGTAGAAAAGAACACTTTTCATCCCCAGATTGCTGGAACTCCCCAAGGCGGAATAATAAGCCCTCTCTTAGCCAATATTGCCTTACACGGCATGGAAAAAGCATTAGGTGTCAAATAATATGACAGCCGAGGAACTTTAACCAGAAGCAAAAGAGCAATGGTAAATATATCACAAAATTTGCCTGGGTAAAAATCAAAAGACATTCAATAGTTCCAAAAAAATCATCTCCCGATGATCCTTCTTTAAAAGAATATTGGAAAAAGAGAAGTCAAAAGATTAATAAATCCGAGGCAGAAAAGCTAAACAAAAGACAAGAGTACATAGCACATAAACAAAAATATAAATGTTCTGTATGTGGTCAATCATTATTTAATGATGAAGCACTACATCTTCACCATATTATTCCAAGAAGTAAAGGTGGTAAAGACAACATTAATAATTTAGTTTTATTGCATTTATTCTGTGATCACAAAACTCACCATCAAAAATGAGTGATATTGCTTGAGCCGAATGCTTGGAAATCTTGCACGTTCGGTTCTTAGGGGGGAAAGGGGCAGCAATGCCCCTGACCTACCCGACAATAAATTGAGTATAAAATAAATATATATACAACTTATTGAATATGTAAACTAGCGATCGATAATTCGTTTATTATCAAGATCGATTACCCTGTACGAGCCAACAAAAGTTGGTTCTCGTAAATTACTAAAATGGCATTAACACATACAATTTTGGCGACTTTAGGGAATGAAGCCTATAGTGGTTACGATCTCTAGAAAAATTTTCTGAATGCACCAATCACTATTGGAAAGCTAGCCAACAACAGGTTTACCGAGAACTGAGTAAAATAGAGACTCAAGGCGCGATCGTCCCAGAAATAGTTCCTCAAGAAGGTCGTCCCGACAAAAAGCTGTATAGAATAACGACAATAGGGAAAGAAATTTTAACCGCCTGGATTGCCGAACCTTCATAACCAATGGCGATAAGAGAAGAACTGCTAGTTAAAGTTTTAGCAGGACATTTAGTGTCTCCCCAAGTAATCATTCAAGAATTAAAACGTCGCCATCAAATATACTTAGAAAATTTAGCAGCTTGTAAAAATAAAGAGCAAGATATGTTTGTTGAGTCGTCAGAACTATCTTTGGCTGAAAAATGTATGTATTTAACCCTAAGACGGGGTATTAGTTATGAAACCCAATGAGTAGAGTGGTGTGAAGAAGCGATTGCAGCTTTTCAGTCAACAGTTAATAGGGATGATCATTAATTAATTTCGACAGCGATCGTATCGATGGTTTCAGCTTCGGTGTCAGCAGGAATTTTAAAGGAAAGCGATCGCCTTAAATCTTTTTCTTGATAGTTAATCGTAAACAACCCTGCATAAATATCTGTTCCTTCGGGCAATTATCTACTTTACAGCGATCGCTTTTAAAACTTACTTTCATCACTCGATGATTTTCTCAATCATATTTATTAGCTTCGACAAACGGTAAAGGAAAGGGAAGGAAGCCTAAAGCACCATTTAAAGCACCTGAAACCCGACCATCTTTCACCTTGGTTGTATGTAAGAGTTCAATTTTATTATCTTGTCTTTCAATGCGAATCCATTGATCATCTTCTCCAGAACGGTCTAAGTTTAGTTTAATAACCTGGAGTGGCGGTTGTTGACATTGAGAATTAAGCGGAAACTTGTTACACAAAGCATTGCGATCAATTCTTGAGGCATCGGCGTAATCCGCCTATAATGAATTCAGGGGCAATTGCCTTATCTAAGATTGCATTATGGCTTATGCGGTCGAAGCCTTTTTTTTTCGATATCTATTTCTAGAACTCTTTTATTTATTCCGTTGCTTTGGCTTCTGAGATTTAGGAACAGTTTCTTTTGGGCATCATATGTGCCTCTTCCTGGTCTAAATCCGTAGCTTTGTGCGTGGAACACTGCTTCGTGTGCTGGTAAAGTGAGCATATTTGACAAGACATTGCACAGCGCATACGCGCAGACCGCCCTAGCGGGCTGGAGAGCTTTGCTCTCCGTCTCTATCGGCGATTGTTGGGACTTTGAGGATTCGTTTTGTTCCATCCTTTTTTGGGATAGGAATTTCTCGTAACCCTTGATGTTTCCAAGTCTTTGTATTTTGTTTTAAAGTCTCCTCTAATTGGAATCGTTCCTTGAACGTTAAAGACTTTTTGCCATCAATCCCTGCCGTTTTCTTGCCAGTATTCAACTGGGTTACTTGCCTGATTGCTAACAAACATTCTCGCTGAATGAGAAGAAAGAACAAGTTTCTGAAGCCTTTTAGCTCTTGCCTTGTCTCCAACTTTAACTGCTTTAAATATTCTTCTTTGTAGGCGGAATAGAACTTTCTGAAATCCCTTCCAGTCGGCAAATTCCCAATTATCGCTATAACTATTGCTATGCGTCATAATTTCTGTCCTCCGTGGTTGAACATTCTTCTGATATCCTTTTGGCGCGGAAAGCAAAGCTTTCCCAGTCGTCTTCGACGACGATCTGAGTGCGAAGCACTCAGATCGCCTCATCCTACCCGTAGCCAGAATTTCCGATGCTCGTCCATCCTATCTAGGTTTCTTACCCCTAGAATCTGGTGCTACGTTTTTATTCCTTCGCAGTCTGGAGACTGCCGACAATGCCGAAGGCATTGGCGAACAAACGTAGTTTGTTGTTAGATTGTCTAATGTTTTAGGGCGGTTCAATTTGCCTATTACTTTCTCAGAGAAACAGCTAAGACGCAAAACTTGCTGTGAGAGTTATAGTAATAAAAATCCACATTGTTCGTTCAGATTGTGGTTTGGGCATGAGACACTTTTGTAGAACCTGTTTACCCGTGACATTTCCCTATTAGCGGTAGTGTGGCTATCTGTTTTGCCTCTAATTCCGCCCTGATGCACGCTTTAGTCTGTAGGATTTTGAGCCTACTCGCTAGTGCCAGGTAAGGAGTCATCAATCTCTTTGCTGATGGGACTTTAACCCACATCTATCTATCAGTTCAGAGTACTTGCGGTTTTCTCCCCGCCATCTTCTGGAAGCCTCTACTTCCCTATTTTCTAGAGCTTCGCAGCTTCAACGAATCACACTTGCGTATGCCCTACGCTACCTGAGTTGCCTCAACAGCGCGAGATATGCTGCTTATTCATTCACCGACTTTAATCGATTACTGCGCTGTTTTGAGAGTTTTCGCTACCTCTTGCCTTTTTATTTTTTCCTCAAAAGTGTCGGTTTATTTCGCCCGAAATTTCCGCATCGGTGCGACGGTATTTCAACCTGGAGACAATCTTATTGTATAACGATTTAGACCATTAATATTATGAAGATCTTGTGTCTAAAATGCAAAGTTATCGCGCCTTATATCCTACGCCTTTCAAGCGTAGGATATAAGGCGATTTCTGTAAAAAATTATATTACCCAAATCTTGAGTAAATTAGAGATGCGCGTAGCGTAGCCATGCTGAAGGCTTATCGCATTGCGGCTGTTTGGGCAAAAGAAAATTTAAGCTAAGATTTCGCTCAGGCATTAAAATTGCTAGATGTTTAATCGATTTAAGTATATCCCCCCTACAGTTTTTAACAATTTGCGTGCTT
This DNA window, taken from Pleurocapsa sp. FMAR1, encodes the following:
- a CDS encoding HNH endonuclease, translated to MAHKQKYKCSVCGQSLFNDEALHLHHIIPRSKGGKDNINNLVLLHLFCDHKTHHQK